ATCGTGAACGTGCCCGAGCACGGGCCTTTTAACACCGTGCGCGATGCGGAGGCGTTCGCGGACCGTCTTGCTCAGCGTGAAGGATACTCGTAGCGTTGGAGTCGCTACTTCGGCGGGGCGCACGGAAAGCCCGACCCGCCTGCGCCTGATCGACTAAGATGTGAGATCAAGGAACGATCCCATTGAAGTGGGGCGGTCTTAGTGGCCGCCCCACGGCCGTCTGTTGGCTGGCAATTCAATACACCGGCGGGCCGAATGGCACCCCCGGCACCCGGCCCCGAAGTTGCCAGGGGGCGCGGGTATGGCTAGAGTTAACGGCTTATCCGCGCGCGCGGCGGAGCCGCTAGAGCGGATCCGTTCAGTTGGCCTGTTCCCCCCGGCGAAGGCGAAGCGCCGCGCCGCGGACAGGTGAATTCTCAAGACCTCGGGACTTCATGCATATCGCAGTCGTTGGAACGGGTTATGTGGGCCTGGTGGCCGGCGCGTGCCTCGCCGAGACGGGCAACGACGTGGTCTGCTGCGACATCGACGCGGGGAAGATCGACCGGCTGAACAACGGCGAGATCCCCATCTACGAGCCGGGCCTGGAGCCGCTGGTGGAGCGGAACCTCAAGGAAGGCCGCCTCACCTTCACCACCGACGTGGCGGGTGCCGCGGCGGAGGCCGAGGTCATCTTCATCGCCGTGGGCACCCCCCCGGGCGAGGACGGCTCGGCGGACCTGCAGCACGTGCTGGCCGTGGCCGAGACCATCGGCCGCAACATGCCGGCCGACGGGCCGGAGAAGATCGTCATCACCAAGAGCACCGTGCCCGTGGGGACGGCCAACAAGGTGAGGGAGGCGATCGCCCGCCACACCGCGCGCCCCTTCCACGTCTGCTCCAACCCGGAGTTCCTCAAGGAAGGCGCCGCGGTGCAGGACTTCATGCGCCCGGACCGCGTGGTCGTCGGCGTGGACTCGGAGCACGCGCGCGCCCGCCTGGCGGAACTGTACGCGCCGTACGTGCGCTCGGGCAACCCGGTGCTCTTCATGGACATCGCGTCGGCCGAGATCACCAAGTACGCGGCCAACGCCATGCTGGCCACCCGCATCTCCTTCATGAACACCATCGCCGGGCTGTGCGAGGCGGTGGGCGCGGACGTGAGCCACGTGCGCAAGGGGATCGGCACGGACGAGCGCATCGGGCCGGGGTTCCTCTTCGCGGGGATCGGCTACGGCGGCTCCTGCTTTCCCAAGGACGTGAAGGCGCTGGTGCACACCCTGCGCGAGACCGGGGTGGACGCCGCGATCCTGGAAGGCGTGGAGCAGGTGAACGCGGCGCAGAAGCGGGTGCTGCTGGAGCGCGTGGTGGCCCAGTACGGCGACGACCTCACCGGCCGCCGCTTCGCCGTGTGGGGGCTCTCCTTCAAGCCCGAGACGGACGACATGCGCGAGGCGCCCAGCCTTACGGTGGTTCGCGGGCTGTGCGAGCGCGGCGCCACGGTGAGCGCGCACGACCCCGAGGCGCGGCACGAAGCGGGGCGCTACTTCGCGGACCTGATCGCGACCGGCGCGCTCTCCCTGTGCGAGCACAACTACGACTGCCTCAACGGGGCCGACGCGCTGCTGGTGCTCACCGAGTGGGGCCCGTACCGCACGCCGGACTTCGACCGCATCCGCTCCACCCTGGGCGAGCCGGTGGTCTTCGACGGGCGCAACCTGTGGGACCCGGCGCGCATGGCCGCCATGGGCTTCCGCTACCAGTCGATCGGCCGCCCGGCGCCCACCCCCGCGGCGGCGCCGGCCGCCGCCACCGCCTGAGGAGCCGGCGATGCGCATCCTGATCACCGGCGCGGCGGGCTTCCTGGGCTCGCACCTGTGCGACCGCTTCCTGGCCGAGGGACACCAGGTGGTGGGGGTGGACAACTACCTCACCGGGCGTCCCGAGAACCTGGCGCACCTGGACGGGAACGGCGACTTCTCCTTCATCAGGCAGGACGTCACCGAGCACATGGAGGTGGAGGGGCCGCTGGACGGGGTGCTGCACTTCGCCTCGCCCGCGTCGCCGGTGGACTACCTGGAGATGCCGATCCAGACGCTCAAGGTGGGGTCGCTGGGGACGCACAAGGCGCTGGGGCTGGCCAAGGCCAAGGGGGCGCGCTTCCTCCTTGCATCCACCAGCGAGGTGTACGGCGACCCGCTGGAGCACCCGCAGCCGGAGACGTACTGGGGGAACGTGAACCCCGTGGGGCCGCGCGGCGTGTACGACGAGGCCAAGCGGTTCGCCGAGGCGATGACGATGGCGTACCACCGCTTCCACGGGGTGGAGACGCGCATCGTGCGCATCTTCAACACCTACGGCCCGCGCATGCGGCCGGAGGACGGGCGCGTCGTCTCCAACTTCATCGTGCAGGCGCTGCGCGGCGACTCGCTCTCCGTGTACGGCGACGGCAACCAGACGCGCTCCTTCACCTACGTGGACGACCTGGTGGAGGGGATCTACCGCCTCTTCCACAGCGACCGCGCGGAGCCCACCAACATCGGCAACCCCGGCGAGTTCACCGTGCGCGAGCTGGCGGATCGGGTGCTGGCGCTCACGGAGAGCGAGTCCGCCATCGCCTGGCACCCGCTGCCGCAGGATGACCCCAAGGTGCGCAAGCCCGACATCACGGTGGCGCGCGCGGTGCTGGGGTGGGAGCCCACGGTGGACCTGGAAGAAGGGCTCCGCCGCACCATCCCCTACTTCCGCGGCGTGGTGGAAGCGGGAGCGATGGCGGCCCGCACGCTGTAGGGCGCGTGAAGGTGCTCGTGACCGGTGGCGCCGGGTTCATCGGCGGCCACCTCTGCCAGCGCCTGCTGGACCGCGGCGACGAAGTGGTGTGCGTCGACAGCTTCGACAGCTTCTACGACCCGGCGATCAAGCGCGGGACCGCGGCCGCGCTGGCCCGGTCGCCGCGCTTCCGGCTGGTGGAGGGCGACATCCGCGACCTCGCCGGGCTGGAGCGCGAGCTCGCGGGCGAAGGCGTCGGCGCGATCGTGCACCTGGCCGCGCGCGCGGGGGTGCGGCCCTCCATCGAAGACCCCGTCCTCTACACGCAGGTCAACGTGGAGGGCACCGTCGCCATGCTGGAGCTGGCGCGGCGGCTGGGGGTGAAGCCGTTCGTCTTCGGCTCATCGTCCAGCGTGTACGGCGACACGTCGGCCGTGCCCTTTCGCGAGGACGAGCCCGCTGCCACCCCGATCTCGCCCTACGCGGCCAGCAAGCGCGCGGGCGAGCTGCTCTGCCACGCCTACGCGCACCTGCACGGGCTGGCGGTGGTGTGCCTGCGCTTCTTTACCGTGTACGGCCCTCGGCAGCGCCCGGACCTGGCGATCCACAAGTTCGCGCGGCTGATGGCGGCGGGGGAGCCGATCCCCTTCTTCGGCGACGGCTCCACGCGGCGCGACTACACCTACGTAGACGACATCGTGCAGGGCATCGAGGGCGCCATCGCCTACGCCGCGGCGCGCGATGCCTCGTTCGAGGTCTTCAACCTGGGCGAGAGCGACACGGTGCCGCTGGCGCGCCTGGTGGAGCTGCTGGGCGCCGCCATGGGGGTGAGCCCCACCCTGCAGCGCCTCCCCGCCCAGCCCGGCGACGTGGAGCGGACCTACGCGGACATCTCGCGCGCGCGTGCCCTGCTGGGTTATACTCCGCGCGTTCCCATCGAGGAGGGGATCCCCCGCTTCGTGGAGTGGTTCCGGAGCGGGCAGGCCGCCGGGAGCTGACCGGCGCGAAAGCAACTGATTTCAAGATCGAAACTTCCATGACCGAGGCAAACGTGCACACCAACGCAGCTCCCCTCACGCAGCCCAAGATCGTCGACAAGCCCTGGGGGCGCGAAGTGTGGTACGCGCACGAAGAACGCTACGCCGGCAAGATCCTGGAGGTCACCCGCGGCCACGCGCTCTCGCTGCAGAAGCACGAGCGCAAGCAGGAGACGATGTACCTGCAGTCCGGGCGCCTGCTGTACCACTTCAACGGCGTCGACTTCGAGATGGAGCCGGGCCAGTGCATCACGGTGCGCCCCGGCGACGTGCACCGCATCGAGGCGCTGGAGGATGCCGTCATCCTCGAGGTCAGCACCCCCGAGCTGGACGACGTCATCCGCCTGGAAGACCGCTACGGCCGGGGCTGAGCGCGCCGCCGGGACGC
Above is a genomic segment from Longimicrobium sp. containing:
- a CDS encoding UDP-glucose/GDP-mannose dehydrogenase family protein, translating into MHIAVVGTGYVGLVAGACLAETGNDVVCCDIDAGKIDRLNNGEIPIYEPGLEPLVERNLKEGRLTFTTDVAGAAAEAEVIFIAVGTPPGEDGSADLQHVLAVAETIGRNMPADGPEKIVITKSTVPVGTANKVREAIARHTARPFHVCSNPEFLKEGAAVQDFMRPDRVVVGVDSEHARARLAELYAPYVRSGNPVLFMDIASAEITKYAANAMLATRISFMNTIAGLCEAVGADVSHVRKGIGTDERIGPGFLFAGIGYGGSCFPKDVKALVHTLRETGVDAAILEGVEQVNAAQKRVLLERVVAQYGDDLTGRRFAVWGLSFKPETDDMREAPSLTVVRGLCERGATVSAHDPEARHEAGRYFADLIATGALSLCEHNYDCLNGADALLVLTEWGPYRTPDFDRIRSTLGEPVVFDGRNLWDPARMAAMGFRYQSIGRPAPTPAAAPAAATA
- a CDS encoding UDP-glucuronic acid decarboxylase family protein: MRILITGAAGFLGSHLCDRFLAEGHQVVGVDNYLTGRPENLAHLDGNGDFSFIRQDVTEHMEVEGPLDGVLHFASPASPVDYLEMPIQTLKVGSLGTHKALGLAKAKGARFLLASTSEVYGDPLEHPQPETYWGNVNPVGPRGVYDEAKRFAEAMTMAYHRFHGVETRIVRIFNTYGPRMRPEDGRVVSNFIVQALRGDSLSVYGDGNQTRSFTYVDDLVEGIYRLFHSDRAEPTNIGNPGEFTVRELADRVLALTESESAIAWHPLPQDDPKVRKPDITVARAVLGWEPTVDLEEGLRRTIPYFRGVVEAGAMAARTL
- a CDS encoding GDP-mannose 4,6-dehydratase, whose product is MKVLVTGGAGFIGGHLCQRLLDRGDEVVCVDSFDSFYDPAIKRGTAAALARSPRFRLVEGDIRDLAGLERELAGEGVGAIVHLAARAGVRPSIEDPVLYTQVNVEGTVAMLELARRLGVKPFVFGSSSSVYGDTSAVPFREDEPAATPISPYAASKRAGELLCHAYAHLHGLAVVCLRFFTVYGPRQRPDLAIHKFARLMAAGEPIPFFGDGSTRRDYTYVDDIVQGIEGAIAYAAARDASFEVFNLGESDTVPLARLVELLGAAMGVSPTLQRLPAQPGDVERTYADISRARALLGYTPRVPIEEGIPRFVEWFRSGQAAGS
- a CDS encoding cupin domain-containing protein, yielding MTEANVHTNAAPLTQPKIVDKPWGREVWYAHEERYAGKILEVTRGHALSLQKHERKQETMYLQSGRLLYHFNGVDFEMEPGQCITVRPGDVHRIEALEDAVILEVSTPELDDVIRLEDRYGRG